GACAACCATGTTCCTTGGCCGGGGTTTGCGCTTCGTATTTGTCCAGACCGTCCGGCCCCGAGCGCTTGTTCAGCACCGGGTTGGTTTCGGCCTGCCAGTCGGCCTGATAACAGCCCTTCTGCGACTCGCTGGGTGCAGGTGTCGCTTCGGCCTTCGGGTTACTCCCGCAGGCCGCCAGCGTACCGGTCAGCAACAACAATGCTAACGACTTGACCATGTGACCACTCCTTTGCCTGGCCAAACGGGCGGCCTCAGGCCTTGGCCCGGCTTTCCAGGACTTCTACGGCAGGCAGCACTTTGCCTTCAACGAATTCGAGGAACGCGCCGCCACCGGTGGAAATGTAGGAGATTTGCTCGGCCACGCCATATTTATCGATGGCGGCCAGAGTGTCGCCACCGCCCGCAATCGAGAACGCAGCGCTGTCAGCGATGGCTTGGGCCAGCACTTTGGTGCCGTTGCCGAACTGGTCGAATTCAAACACGCCGACCGGACCGTTCCACAGAATGGTTTTCGACGACTTCAGCAGTTCGGCGAAGTTGGCAGCGGTTTGCGGGCCGATGTCCAGAATCATGTCATCAGCGGCGACGTCAGCGATCAGCTTGACGGTGGCTTCAGCGCTTTCAGCGAATTCCTTGGCGCACACAACATCAACCGGCAGCGGTACGCTGACCTTGGCGGCGATGGCGCGGGCGGTGTCGAGCAGATCCGGCTCGTACAGCGACTTGCCGACCGGGTGACCGGCTGCGGCGAGGAAGGTGTTGGCGATGCCGCCGCCGACGATCAGTTGATCGCAGATCTGGCTCAGGCTGTTCAGCACGTCGAGTTTGGTCGACACCTTGGAGCCAGCAACGATGGCAGCCATTGGCTTGGCCGGAGCACCCAGGGCTTTGCCCAGTGCATCCAGCTCGGCAGCCAGCAGCGGGCCAGCGGCGGCGACTTTGGCGAACTTGGCCACGCCGTGGGTCGAACCCTCGGCGCGGTGCGCGGTGCCGAAAGCGTCCATCACGAACACGTCGCACAGTGCGGCGTATTGCTGGGCCAGTTCGTCAGC
The sequence above is drawn from the Pseudomonas sp. FP2196 genome and encodes:
- a CDS encoding phosphoglycerate kinase, which codes for MTVLKMSDLDLQGKRVLIREDLNVPVKDGVVTSDARILASLPTIKLALEKGAAVMVCSHLGRPTEGEFSAENSLKPVADYLSKALGREVPLVADYLGGVDVKAGDIVLFENVRFNKGEKKNADELAQQYAALCDVFVMDAFGTAHRAEGSTHGVAKFAKVAAAGPLLAAELDALGKALGAPAKPMAAIVAGSKVSTKLDVLNSLSQICDQLIVGGGIANTFLAAAGHPVGKSLYEPDLLDTARAIAAKVSVPLPVDVVCAKEFAESAEATVKLIADVAADDMILDIGPQTAANFAELLKSSKTILWNGPVGVFEFDQFGNGTKVLAQAIADSAAFSIAGGGDTLAAIDKYGVAEQISYISTGGGAFLEFVEGKVLPAVEVLESRAKA